From the Balearica regulorum gibbericeps isolate bBalReg1 chromosome 4, bBalReg1.pri, whole genome shotgun sequence genome, one window contains:
- the PDCL2 gene encoding phosducin-like protein 2, producing the protein MGMVVIQWKSWMFPQDPNEDTEWNDILRHFGILPPKEKPKDEIEEKVLHLQKEEEVKPYERMNLEELKEAEDDFDEADRKAIEMYRQQRLKEWKCLQRMQKYGELREICGEQYVKEVTNAPDDVWVIIHLYRSSIPVCLLVNEHLSLLARKFPEVKFLKAVVNSCIQNYHDTCLPTILVYKTGEIKGRFIGVAACGGIYLRVEELEWKLAEVGAIETDLEENPRKDITNMMTLAVQNISAHKDTNTRSSDVMKPHIT; encoded by the exons GATCCAAATGAAGATACTGAATGGAATGATATACTGAGACATTTTGGAATTCTTcctccaaaagaaaaaccaaaagatgaaattgaagaaaaggttttacatttgcagaaagaagaagaag TGAAACCATATGAAAGAATGAATCTTGAAGAATTGAAAGAAGCTGAAGATGACTTTGATGAGGCTGATAGGAAAGCTATTGAAATGTACAG gCAGCAACGCTTGAAAGAATGGAAGTGTCTTCAGAGGATGCAAAAGTATGGGGAACTAAGAGAAATTTGTGGAGAGCAGTATGTAAAGGAAGTTACAAATGCTCCAGATGATGTTTGGGTTATAATTCATCTTTATCGGTCAAG CATCCCAGTGTGTTTACTGGTTAACGAACATCTCAGCCTGCTAGCCAGAAAGTTTCCAGAAGTCAAGTTTCTCAAAGCTGTTGTAAACAGCTGCATTCAGAATTACCATGACACATGTTTACCCACAATACTTGTATATAAAACTGGTGAAATAAAAGGCAGGTTCATTGGAGTAGCTGCATGTGGGGGAATATATCTTAGAGTGGAAG agCTCGAATGGAAACTAGCAGAAGTTGGAGCGATAGAAACTGACTTAGAAGAAAACCCCAGAAAGGACATTACGAATATGATGACACTGGCAGtgcaaaacatttctgctcATAAAGACACCAATACACGAAGCAGTGATGTGATGAAACCACATATTACTTGA